Within Telopea speciosissima isolate NSW1024214 ecotype Mountain lineage chromosome 8, Tspe_v1, whole genome shotgun sequence, the genomic segment TCAGACTAATTGAACAGGTGGTTGTATATTTCAGAAATGATGAGATTGCTATTTACAGTTAGGGCAGTTATTATCTATGAAGCTTTCATTACATATCAGTGCAATTTGAAGTCCCATTTCTTGGAAATCACAGAAATCAAATTTGATCAATTTAAAACCAACTTTCTTTGGCTTTTGGGTCATTCATGACGATGGGTACCTCTGTTTTTAGTTGAAATGGTTGTAGACTGGTCACTTTGAGCTGCTGCTTCTTCCACTTTCTTCCACCAAGTGATGTTAACGACTCAGAGCTCTGAAAATGCATAAATGTTTAGCTCTCGAAAGATAAAAAGCTGATAAGATTAACGATTACAGACTGAAATTGTTAATTCAGGGGCAGTGAATTTCTTACATTCCGCCTGCTCCTACTCCTTCGGCCTTCCCCTTCCCCAGATGTCCTGCTTGTGAAAGTAAAGCTTAACAACAGAAGGGAAACGCATAAGAGTCAGTAATAATCAAATAAAAGTGGACCAAAAGATATCGCTTTTATGCCTAGGATTAGGTCCTAACTAACCTTCCTTGGCTACTGTCcaatgaagaagaaaccctagaatccaaacGGGAATTCTCTGCAGTGAATAACAGCTCTGATAGAtggaaagaagatgaagaagcttCTGTTTCAGGGGCCTTAGGTTGCAATCCTGGTAATGCCCACTTCGATGGTTTCTTAGCACTTTCATTCCCTGCGTCTTCATTCTCCTTCGAATCCTTGGAACTCGGAATTGACAGAATCCTCTCAAATGCTTGTACCAAATGCAAAACTCTTCCAGAACCCGCTTCGGGAATACTGTTCCTGGCTTCCTCGAGCAATCTGTTCCTCCTCCTCTTGATCTTTAAACTAACCTTTTCATTTGACAATTCCTCCTGATCGTAGTTAATTGACTCATTCGGTGAAGACCCATTACCTTCCATAGATTTTTCATCTGAAACTCCAGGAGTTTCGAAGTTCTGAATAATCGGGTTCTTATGCTCATGTTCGGTATCAGCTATCTTGCAGTTCTGCAACTCATCCAAATCAGGATCCCGTTCGACGCTGCCCCTATTCTTGAAGAAGTCTTCTTGAGACGCTCGGAGATTCTCGTAAGCAACACAGGGGCATTTCTTGAGATTGCCACCCACCTTGTCTTTGCATTTGCAGGTGACGGTTGAAGCAGtcgtcttcgatttcttcttggCCACTACAAATTTCCTTTCTTGAATCTTGGTACGGGGAGAAACGATCTGAAAAGAATGTTTCGGGCCAGATTTCTTCGATTTCTCTGATTTGACAACCGGAGACTCTGCTTGTTTCTGCAGAGGACTTCTGCTTGAGCGATTGGGATTCGAATTTTCAATCTCTGAAGCTTTGACCCGAGATCTGTGTTTATCTTTTGCAGGAGTCGTCATGGTCGCGCAGTTCTTTCCGCCCAAATCCATCAGAAGTGATGGTCGGAAATCGCTGAATCAGATTCTTTAATGGTACGAAGAGGGTTTAGAGTGAGCTTTTGGATTCCTGATCGAGTTTTTGTGTTTTCGTTGAAGGTGTGAGGAAGATGACGAGGCCGCTGGCTGAAAGTATACGTTAGGTCCGACACTCTTGTAACGGCTAGTTTTGTGGGGAGTTGTTTGCCAGCGTTGGAtgtttatttaaaattttgtttcattAGGAACCGTTGGATTCGAGTGATAATAAGGCTTAGAGTGGTGATTTATATAATTGTTAACCGTTATGGTTCCTTAATTTGTCTGGGGAGATTATGGAATAATGGAAATACTCACGTTTTGATTGGATGAATTATGAAATAAAACAACTCATCGACAATTGTCTGGTGTCTCGTTACCTATGATTCTCTGTTTATAAATCTTTGATATTAGCCGTTGATTACTAATGAGGGACAGATCCACACCCTCGGCTGTGGGTCCTATAGCCCAGATGTGGGTTTCGATCTCTCCCACTCGTCCCAATGTGGGGACAGGATCCAAactcaaacaaaagaaaaagggtgcATACCCATGCGGCCATGCTCACTAGAAGGTACCTTACCCCTTCCCTCTTCCATCCcaaatttttatcgtatgcggttCCCGATTGGTGCGGTTttctagtgcctctc encodes:
- the LOC122670652 gene encoding uncharacterized protein LOC122670652 isoform X2, which codes for MDLGGKNCATMTTPAKDKHRSRVKASEIENSNPNRSSRSPLQKQAESPVVKSEKSKKSGPKHSFQIVSPRTKIQERKFVVAKKKSKTTASTVTCKCKDKVGGNLKKCPCVAYENLRASQEDFFKNRGSVERDPDLDELQNCKIADTEHEHKNPIIQNFETPGVSDEKSMEGNGSSPNESINYDQEELSNEKVSLKIKRRRNRLLEEARNSIPEAGSGRVLHLVQAFERILSIPSSKDSKENEDAGNESAKKPSKWALPGLQPKAPETEASSSSFHLSELLFTAENSRLDSRVSSSLDSSQGSFTFTSRTSGEGEGRRSRSRRNSSESLTSLGGRKWKKQQLKVTSLQPFQLKTEQRGRSKEEEFLKKVQDMIMEEERQRIPIAQGLPWTTDEPECLVKPPVKESTNPMDLKLHSDLRAVERAGFDHHVSEKLNFIEQYRLERERQQKLAEEEEIRRLRRELVPKAQPMPYFDRPFIPKRSLKHPTVPREPKFHIPQHKKIKCMSWNDISIYAKH
- the LOC122670652 gene encoding uncharacterized protein LOC122670652 isoform X1 is translated as MDLGGKNCATMTTPAKDKHRSRVKASEIENSNPNRSSRSPLQKQAESPVVKSEKSKKSGPKHSFQIVSPRTKIQERKFVVAKKKSKTTASTVTCKCKDKVGGNLKKCPCVAYENLRASQEDFFKNRGSVERDPDLDELQNCKIADTEHEHKNPIIQNFETPGVSDEKSMEGNGSSPNESINYDQEELSNEKVSLKIKRRRNRLLEEARNSIPEAGSGRVLHLVQAFERILSIPSSKDSKENEDAGNESAKKPSKWALPGLQPKAPETEASSSSFHLSELLFTAENSRLDSRVSSSLDSSQGSFTFTSRTSGEGEGRRSRSRRNSSESLTSLGGRKWKKQQLKVTSLQPFQLKTEQRGRSKEEEFLKKVQDMIMEEERQRIPIAQGLPWTTDEPECLVKPPVKESTNPMDLKLHSDLRAVERAGFDHHVSEKLNFIEQYRLERERQQKLAEEEEIRRLRRELVPKAQPMPYFDRPFIPKRSLKHPTVPREPKFHIPQHKKIKCMSWNDISIYAHQH